A single region of the Corallococcus caeni genome encodes:
- a CDS encoding PPC domain-containing protein, whose protein sequence is MKRLAWKAFAAAWLTCALTGCGAELENAPEAEEQAPAVKKAPPPEGRVQAMAGCSGNIALTPNVAVTGISANTGEWSCTYTLYVASPNSNLTFTTTSGSGDADLYVKYGAEPTTGSSDCISNGSSNSESCAINGAQAGTYYVKVYGYAAFSGLSLTATSTPSGSTGCTSSTTLTKDVPLSGIGADTGNWSCIYKLYVPTGATQVTFTTSGGSGNADLFVRREGSPTESVYDCRSSSLYSNSETCSLTVTSPGTYWARLYGTGSFSGASITGTYTLSGGQPGCTSTSPLGNNTPTYGLSAPPGGFSCDYTLEVPTGATKVTFSTSGGSGATAYLYAKRGSAPTLSSYDCVGNAGGAVNNNQSCYVDNPTAGTWHVRVYNASSSGTLTNASLRGVYVTGGTNPNPPTGVLTLGQTVTGLSGAQGSMRYWSVTVPSGQKFLTVRTSGGTGDPDVYVKGGSQPDTSSYECKSNNGGTTESCATYVTSPGTYYVMMHGYAAYSGVSITATLEN, encoded by the coding sequence TTGAAGCGTCTTGCATGGAAGGCTTTCGCTGCGGCGTGGCTGACGTGTGCCCTGACGGGCTGTGGCGCGGAGCTGGAGAACGCCCCCGAGGCCGAGGAGCAGGCCCCGGCGGTGAAGAAGGCGCCCCCGCCGGAAGGACGGGTGCAGGCCATGGCCGGCTGCTCCGGCAACATCGCCCTGACCCCCAACGTGGCCGTCACGGGCATCAGCGCGAACACGGGAGAATGGTCCTGCACGTACACGCTGTACGTCGCGTCCCCGAACAGCAACCTCACGTTCACCACCACCAGCGGTTCGGGCGACGCGGACCTGTACGTGAAGTACGGCGCGGAGCCGACCACGGGCAGCAGTGACTGCATCTCCAATGGCTCCAGCAACTCCGAGTCCTGCGCCATCAACGGCGCGCAGGCGGGCACGTACTACGTGAAGGTCTACGGCTACGCGGCGTTCAGCGGCTTGAGCCTGACGGCGACGTCCACGCCGTCCGGTTCGACCGGCTGCACCAGCAGCACGACCCTGACCAAGGACGTGCCCCTGAGCGGCATCGGCGCGGACACGGGCAACTGGTCCTGCATCTACAAGCTCTATGTCCCCACCGGGGCCACCCAGGTGACGTTCACCACCAGCGGCGGCAGCGGCAACGCCGACCTGTTCGTGCGCCGGGAGGGGTCCCCCACGGAGTCGGTCTACGACTGCAGGTCCAGCAGCCTCTACAGCAACTCCGAGACCTGCTCCCTCACCGTGACGTCCCCGGGGACCTACTGGGCGCGCCTGTACGGCACCGGGTCGTTCTCCGGTGCGAGCATCACGGGGACCTACACCCTGTCGGGGGGCCAGCCGGGGTGCACGTCCACCAGCCCGCTCGGCAACAACACCCCCACGTACGGCTTGAGCGCGCCGCCGGGAGGCTTCTCCTGCGACTACACGCTCGAGGTCCCGACGGGGGCCACGAAGGTCACCTTCAGCACCTCCGGCGGCTCTGGCGCGACGGCGTACCTCTACGCGAAGCGCGGCAGCGCGCCCACCCTGTCTTCGTATGACTGCGTCGGCAATGCAGGCGGCGCCGTCAACAACAACCAGTCGTGCTACGTGGACAACCCCACGGCGGGCACCTGGCACGTGCGCGTGTACAACGCGTCCTCGTCCGGGACGCTCACCAACGCCTCCCTGCGCGGCGTCTACGTCACCGGCGGGACCAACCCCAATCCGCCCACGGGCGTGCTGACGCTCGGGCAGACCGTGACGGGCCTGTCCGGGGCGCAGGGCTCCATGCGCTACTGGAGCGTCACCGTGCCGTCCGGCCAGAAGTTCCTGACGGTGCGGACCAGCGGTGGAACCGGGGACCCGGACGTGTACGTCAAGGGCGGCTCCCAGCCGGACACGTCCTCCTACGAGTGCAAGTCCAACAACGGCGGCACCACGGAGTCGTGCGCCACGTACGTCACCAGCCCGGGCACCTACTACGTGATGATGCACGGCTACGCGGCCTACAGCGGCGTGTCCATCACGGCCACCCTCGAGAACTGA
- a CDS encoding cupin domain-containing protein, translating into MTSSSYASHPVDSERMPWIPMGRPGLAFKPLRFFRDGSGWMYLFRLEPGTLIPRHRHVGESHAFNVSGRRQLLDTGEVIGPGTYVYEPPGNIDSWQVVGDEPVVLHITVKGAIEYLGDDGQVLKSVSPAERLETYRRWCQEHGAEFLATCE; encoded by the coding sequence ATGACCTCTTCCTCCTACGCCTCCCACCCCGTCGACTCCGAACGCATGCCGTGGATCCCCATGGGCCGGCCTGGGCTCGCGTTCAAGCCGCTGCGCTTCTTCCGCGACGGCAGCGGCTGGATGTACCTCTTCCGCCTGGAGCCCGGCACCCTCATCCCCCGGCACCGCCACGTCGGCGAGTCGCACGCCTTCAACGTCTCCGGGCGCCGCCAGCTGCTCGACACCGGGGAGGTGATTGGCCCGGGCACGTATGTCTACGAGCCGCCCGGCAACATCGACAGCTGGCAGGTCGTGGGCGACGAACCCGTCGTCCTGCACATCACCGTGAAGGGCGCCATCGAATACCTGGGCGACGACGGCCAGGTCCTCAAGAGCGTGTCGCCCGCGGAGCGGCTGGAGACGTACCGCCGCTGGTGCCAGGAGCACGGCGCGGAGTTCCTCGCCACCTGCGAGTGA
- the pdxR gene encoding MocR-like pyridoxine biosynthesis transcription factor PdxR has protein sequence MDFHVELQGRRDLAGQLYRGLRAAILDGRLRRGERLPPTRELALRLDVARNTVSVAYEWLAAEGLIAGRTRAGSFVQGEASRPRGRAGREAQVPLRARAFWRALPDLPVPLAPAAYDFGVGSPDVSSFPFESWRRLVARQLRAATVSGGYVDAAGHRGLREAVARHVGLARGVRADAEDVLITNGAQQALDLVGRVLIEPGDCVAMEEPGYPPARQVFQSLGARVVPVPVDAEGLDVAALPDAARLVYVTPSHQFPLGMPMSPARRVALLEWAKRRDAVVIEDDYDSEFRFGGRPLETLHGLDRSGRVLYVGSFSKVMVPMLRMGFLVAPPSLQRELRWARRVMDWHSPVPEQAALARFIDSGLLARHIRKMRREYEARHERVAEGLSRHCGDWLQVVPSVAGLHLSATFRRGGLALERETVARARAAGVGLITLSRYFAGPRARAGLVLGYGGIPAARVPEGLRRLGASLLQAVGLTKD, from the coding sequence ATGGACTTCCATGTGGAGCTCCAGGGCCGCCGGGACCTGGCCGGACAGCTCTACCGGGGGCTGCGAGCCGCCATCCTCGACGGGCGCCTGCGGCGCGGGGAGCGGTTGCCGCCCACCCGCGAGCTGGCGCTGCGCCTGGACGTGGCGCGCAACACCGTGAGCGTGGCGTATGAATGGCTCGCCGCAGAGGGGCTCATCGCGGGGCGCACGCGGGCGGGCAGCTTCGTGCAGGGGGAGGCGTCCCGGCCGCGAGGCAGGGCAGGGCGGGAGGCGCAGGTGCCGCTGCGCGCCCGGGCCTTCTGGCGAGCGCTGCCGGACCTGCCCGTGCCGCTGGCCCCCGCCGCGTATGACTTTGGCGTGGGCAGCCCGGATGTCTCCAGCTTCCCCTTCGAGTCCTGGCGCCGGCTGGTGGCGCGCCAGCTTCGGGCGGCCACGGTGTCCGGAGGCTACGTCGACGCGGCGGGACACCGGGGGCTGCGGGAGGCGGTGGCACGGCACGTGGGCCTCGCGCGGGGCGTGCGCGCGGACGCGGAGGACGTGCTCATTACCAATGGCGCGCAGCAGGCGTTGGACCTCGTGGGCCGGGTGCTCATCGAGCCGGGGGACTGCGTCGCCATGGAGGAGCCGGGCTATCCGCCCGCGCGGCAGGTGTTCCAGTCACTGGGGGCGCGCGTCGTGCCCGTTCCGGTGGATGCGGAGGGGTTGGACGTGGCGGCGCTGCCGGATGCCGCCCGGCTCGTCTATGTCACGCCGTCGCACCAGTTCCCGCTGGGCATGCCCATGTCGCCCGCGCGCAGGGTGGCGCTGCTGGAGTGGGCGAAGCGGCGGGACGCGGTGGTGATTGAAGACGACTACGACAGCGAGTTCCGCTTCGGCGGCCGGCCGCTGGAGACGTTGCATGGGCTGGACCGCTCCGGACGGGTGCTCTACGTGGGGTCGTTCTCGAAGGTGATGGTCCCCATGCTGCGGATGGGCTTCCTCGTCGCGCCGCCGTCGCTCCAGCGGGAGCTGCGGTGGGCTCGGCGCGTGATGGATTGGCACAGCCCGGTGCCGGAGCAGGCCGCGCTCGCGCGGTTCATCGACAGCGGGCTGCTGGCGCGGCACATCCGCAAGATGCGGCGCGAGTACGAGGCGCGGCACGAGCGCGTCGCGGAAGGGCTGTCACGCCATTGCGGCGACTGGCTCCAGGTGGTGCCCTCCGTGGCGGGCCTGCACCTGAGCGCCACCTTCCGGCGGGGCGGCCTGGCCCTGGAGCGGGAGACGGTGGCGCGGGCCCGGGCAGCGGGGGTCGGGCTCATCACCCTGTCGCGCTACTTCGCGGGGCCGCGAGCGCGGGCGGGGCTGGTGTTGGGGTATGGCGGCATTCCGGCCGCGCGTGTCCCGGAGGGGCTCCGGCGGCTGGGGGCCAGCCTCCTCCAGGCGGTGGGATTGACTAAGGATTGA
- a CDS encoding DUF4328 domain-containing protein: MLIPLMLNAAEGDVASQPMCPQHPEREAVRTCERCGRYACAACEGDEGRCRECTRLSALEVPDSRARAHRATVTQYVSGGASLLGLLFNLLLYPELKGESQEVAASGVLLLVFIVATTARVCLLMWVHRVVRQLKALGADIGMSPARAVWMWLIPVINWWKPYHLMRDIAERLGGMPFVASLPLQLWWAALIVGRILERVEGKLLSGKPVTVDSTTIEVVSLLSSVCSIAMALLCVQIINAVQARLDLRREGRAEPDAPVSEEEAAAA; encoded by the coding sequence ATGCTAATCCCTCTCATGCTCAACGCCGCCGAGGGGGACGTCGCGTCGCAGCCCATGTGCCCGCAGCACCCTGAGCGGGAGGCGGTGCGCACCTGCGAGCGCTGTGGAAGGTATGCCTGCGCAGCGTGCGAGGGGGACGAAGGCCGATGCCGCGAGTGCACGCGGCTCTCCGCGCTGGAGGTGCCGGATTCTCGAGCGCGGGCGCACCGGGCCACGGTCACGCAGTACGTCTCCGGCGGCGCGTCGCTGCTGGGCCTGCTCTTCAACCTCCTGCTGTACCCCGAGCTCAAGGGGGAGTCCCAGGAGGTGGCCGCGAGCGGCGTGTTGCTCCTGGTGTTCATCGTCGCCACCACCGCGCGGGTCTGCCTCCTGATGTGGGTCCACCGCGTGGTCCGGCAGCTCAAGGCCCTGGGCGCGGACATCGGGATGAGCCCTGCCCGTGCGGTCTGGATGTGGCTGATTCCCGTCATCAACTGGTGGAAGCCGTACCACCTGATGAGGGACATCGCGGAGCGGCTGGGGGGAATGCCCTTCGTCGCATCACTCCCACTTCAGCTGTGGTGGGCGGCGCTCATCGTTGGACGGATCCTGGAGCGGGTGGAGGGGAAGCTGCTGTCTGGCAAGCCTGTAACGGTCGACAGCACCACCATCGAAGTCGTGAGCCTCCTGTCCTCGGTCTGCTCCATTGCCATGGCGCTCCTCTGCGTGCAGATCATCAACGCGGTCCAGGCGCGGCTCGACCTGCGCCGCGAGGGGCGGGCCGAGCCGGACGCCCCGGTCTCCGAGGAAGAGGCCGCGGCGGCGTGA
- a CDS encoding NADP-dependent oxidoreductase: protein MNHQWVLTSRPHDEVSDACFEWRQAPVPTPGPGEALVRVVWLSIEPTQRTWLNPHTTYIPPVEPGEVMRGVGVGQVITSRSERLAVGDWVTGMTGWQEYALAGDAGLFGFNKVPDGIDPKAMLNLYGASGLTAWIGMTDVGHAAPGETVLVSGAAGSVGSIAGQVARLRGCRVIGIAGGPLKADWVTRVARFDACIDYKSEDVRTRLLTLAPKGVEVFFDNVGGPVLEAALDHLAVRARVVLCGAVSSGYKDHDYGTTPRNYMQLAFKRARMEGFIFLDHVPRFPEAFRELSTWAARGELVHAETIAEGLEQAPSALRGLFEGRNLGKQLVRVAAPPSPR, encoded by the coding sequence ATGAACCACCAGTGGGTGCTGACGTCCCGTCCCCACGACGAAGTCTCCGACGCCTGCTTCGAATGGCGTCAGGCGCCGGTGCCGACCCCGGGCCCTGGCGAAGCGCTGGTGCGCGTCGTCTGGCTCTCCATCGAACCCACCCAACGCACCTGGCTCAATCCCCACACGACCTACATCCCGCCCGTCGAGCCTGGCGAGGTCATGCGTGGCGTCGGTGTTGGACAGGTCATCACGTCCCGCTCCGAACGGCTGGCCGTGGGGGACTGGGTGACGGGCATGACGGGCTGGCAGGAGTACGCGCTGGCCGGTGACGCGGGCCTCTTCGGCTTCAACAAGGTGCCGGACGGCATCGACCCCAAGGCCATGCTGAATCTCTACGGCGCCAGCGGGCTGACCGCCTGGATTGGGATGACCGACGTGGGCCACGCGGCCCCTGGTGAAACCGTCCTGGTCTCCGGCGCGGCGGGCAGCGTGGGCTCCATCGCGGGACAGGTGGCGCGGCTCCGGGGCTGCCGTGTCATCGGCATCGCGGGCGGTCCTCTGAAGGCCGACTGGGTGACCCGCGTCGCCCGGTTCGACGCGTGCATCGACTACAAGTCCGAGGACGTCCGGACGCGCCTCCTGACGCTGGCTCCGAAGGGCGTGGAGGTCTTCTTCGACAACGTGGGTGGGCCAGTCCTGGAGGCTGCGTTGGATCACCTCGCCGTGCGCGCCCGCGTGGTCCTCTGCGGCGCCGTCTCCTCCGGCTACAAGGACCACGACTACGGCACCACGCCGCGCAATTACATGCAGCTGGCCTTCAAGCGGGCGCGCATGGAGGGCTTCATCTTCCTGGACCACGTGCCGCGCTTCCCAGAGGCCTTCCGCGAGCTGTCCACCTGGGCCGCCCGGGGAGAGCTCGTCCACGCAGAGACCATCGCGGAAGGACTGGAGCAGGCACCGTCCGCCCTGCGGGGTCTCTTCGAGGGCCGGAACCTGGGCAAGCAACTGGTCCGCGTCGCGGCGCCCCCGTCACCGCGATAG
- a CDS encoding DUF2239 family protein — translation MPSPSVTWTAFAGQRLIASGTPAEVVTAAKGALDAGESESLLLFDDATGRTVDFHLRGTMEEVLARLQPAPDPAAESSEPRGPGRPKLGVVAREVTLLPRHWEWLSEQPGGASVALRKLVEAARANSGEADRVRRAQAATDRFMTTMAGNAPGYEEAARALYAGDRTRFNKWTRSWPDDIRECARRLAAPAFSKETP, via the coding sequence ATGCCCTCCCCTTCCGTCACCTGGACCGCCTTCGCCGGCCAGCGCCTGATCGCCTCCGGAACGCCCGCGGAGGTCGTCACTGCCGCCAAGGGCGCGCTCGACGCGGGTGAATCCGAGTCCCTGCTCCTGTTCGACGACGCCACGGGCCGGACGGTGGACTTCCACCTGCGCGGCACGATGGAGGAGGTGCTTGCCCGCCTCCAGCCCGCGCCGGATCCCGCCGCCGAGTCCTCCGAGCCCCGAGGCCCAGGCCGCCCGAAGCTGGGCGTGGTGGCCCGTGAGGTGACGCTGCTCCCACGCCACTGGGAGTGGCTGTCCGAGCAACCCGGCGGCGCGTCCGTGGCCCTGCGCAAGCTGGTGGAGGCCGCTCGCGCGAACAGCGGAGAAGCCGACCGCGTCCGCCGTGCCCAGGCCGCCACGGACCGCTTCATGACCACGATGGCCGGCAACGCGCCGGGCTACGAGGAAGCCGCCCGCGCGCTCTACGCGGGCGACCGCACCCGCTTCAACAAATGGACCCGGAGCTGGCCGGACGACATCCGCGAATGCGCTCGGCGGCTGGCGGCCCCGGCGTTCTCCAAGGAAACGCCATGA
- a CDS encoding acetyl-CoA acetyltransferase, with protein MKDANRIPVIVGVGQINDRPEDPLRGLDSLGLMEAALRAADTDAGGGWLSRLDSLAVVDQLSFRQMGPLPLALAERLGARPRFHEQTAEANGDSPVRLLHEAANRIASGEAEVAAVVGGEALRTAARRAAMAAGDAPSAHNAASTIGVQAHAAYRRRYGLNSPVDVYPLYENAGRAAYGQTLAEAQRESGEIWSRFSQVAAGNPGAWIREPLSVEEIVTPSPSNRPIAFPYCKRMVANSAVNQGAGFFVTSLAKALAHGVPEDRLVYVGRGVAAHEPEDFLARDGYARSPSMAVSLRRTLELNGLTVDSLDFVELYSCFPCVPKMARRVLGWPLERPATVFGGLTFGGGPIANYMSHAVVSMVQRLREQGRHGLLFGNGGFATHNHSLVLTREPPPAGTLPQSFEHQAEADAARGPVPRFVEDFTGPGHIETYTVLYERDGSPRFGVIVGRGASGERFLAKVPARDAAGIDFLCDGKEEPVGSEGHAVAGPGGDILWHRASS; from the coding sequence ATGAAGGACGCGAACAGGATTCCCGTCATCGTGGGCGTGGGGCAGATCAACGACCGCCCGGAGGATCCACTGCGGGGCCTGGACTCGCTGGGGCTGATGGAGGCCGCGCTCCGGGCAGCGGACACGGACGCGGGCGGCGGCTGGCTCTCCCGGCTGGATTCGCTGGCGGTGGTGGACCAGCTCTCCTTCCGGCAGATGGGGCCGTTGCCGCTTGCGCTGGCGGAGCGGCTGGGGGCCCGGCCGCGTTTCCACGAGCAGACGGCGGAGGCCAACGGAGACAGCCCGGTGCGGCTGCTCCACGAAGCCGCCAACCGGATCGCCTCGGGTGAGGCGGAGGTCGCGGCGGTCGTGGGCGGCGAGGCCCTGCGCACGGCGGCCCGGCGCGCGGCCATGGCGGCCGGGGACGCCCCCTCCGCGCACAACGCCGCGAGCACCATCGGCGTCCAGGCGCACGCGGCCTACCGGCGGCGCTACGGCCTCAACTCGCCGGTCGACGTCTATCCCCTCTATGAGAACGCGGGCCGCGCCGCGTATGGCCAGACGCTGGCGGAGGCGCAGCGGGAGAGCGGCGAAATCTGGTCGCGGTTCTCACAGGTCGCGGCGGGAAACCCGGGCGCGTGGATCCGCGAGCCCTTGTCCGTGGAAGAGATTGTCACGCCCTCGCCGTCCAACCGGCCCATCGCGTTTCCGTATTGCAAGCGGATGGTGGCGAACAGCGCGGTCAACCAGGGAGCGGGGTTCTTCGTCACCAGCCTGGCGAAGGCCCTGGCGCACGGCGTGCCGGAGGATCGGCTCGTGTACGTGGGGCGGGGCGTGGCCGCGCACGAACCGGAGGACTTCCTGGCGAGGGATGGCTACGCGCGCTCGCCGAGCATGGCCGTCTCCCTGCGACGCACGCTGGAGCTGAACGGGTTGACTGTCGATTCGCTGGACTTCGTGGAGCTCTACAGCTGCTTCCCCTGCGTGCCGAAGATGGCGCGCCGGGTGCTGGGCTGGCCGCTGGAGAGGCCTGCCACCGTGTTCGGAGGCCTCACGTTTGGCGGAGGTCCCATCGCCAACTACATGAGCCACGCGGTGGTCAGCATGGTGCAGCGGCTGCGCGAGCAGGGGCGTCACGGCCTGCTCTTCGGCAACGGCGGCTTCGCGACGCACAATCACAGCCTCGTCCTCACGCGTGAGCCGCCGCCCGCCGGGACGCTCCCCCAATCCTTCGAACATCAGGCCGAAGCAGACGCCGCGCGCGGTCCCGTCCCTCGGTTCGTGGAGGACTTCACGGGCCCCGGCCACATCGAGACGTATACGGTGCTGTACGAACGCGACGGCAGCCCGAGGTTCGGCGTCATCGTCGGGCGCGGCGCGTCCGGTGAGCGCTTCCTCGCGAAGGTCCCGGCGCGGGACGCCGCGGGAATCGACTTCCTGTGTGACGGGAAGGAGGAGCCTGTCGGCAGTGAAGGGCACGCTGTCGCCGGTCCCGGCGGGGACATCCTCTGGCACCGGGCGTCCTCCTGA
- a CDS encoding polysaccharide lyase — MLRLLKLAPLALLVPFVAQASVVWKGDFETGDLSQYSQAWAVAPDRMQVQGDLVRDGNKALKVTVQQGDKPINASGNRNELVQGTYEPDGSEFYYKWSTLFPQDFPSSPRWQVFTQWHHDGCCGSPPLEFFVTNDTMNMRVGGSSGEVLWQEPVHRDQWNDFVMHVKWSSDPNVGFIELYYNGQLVVPMRNIATRFPNTGGYLQLGYYRDATIPQTGSIYHDGFTMATTPEEVMPAVAAAP, encoded by the coding sequence ATGCTTCGACTCCTGAAACTCGCACCCCTGGCGCTCCTGGTACCCTTCGTTGCCCAGGCATCCGTTGTCTGGAAGGGAGACTTCGAGACCGGCGACCTGTCTCAGTACAGCCAGGCCTGGGCTGTTGCTCCGGACCGCATGCAGGTGCAGGGTGACCTGGTACGGGATGGCAACAAGGCGCTGAAGGTGACCGTCCAGCAGGGAGACAAACCCATCAATGCCAGCGGCAATCGCAACGAGCTGGTTCAAGGCACCTATGAGCCGGACGGCTCCGAGTTCTACTACAAGTGGAGCACCCTGTTTCCCCAGGACTTCCCCAGCTCACCGCGGTGGCAGGTGTTCACGCAATGGCACCATGACGGCTGCTGTGGCTCCCCGCCGCTCGAGTTCTTCGTCACCAACGACACGATGAACATGCGCGTCGGAGGAAGCTCGGGCGAGGTGCTGTGGCAGGAGCCGGTGCACCGGGATCAGTGGAACGACTTCGTGATGCACGTGAAGTGGTCGTCCGACCCGAATGTCGGCTTCATCGAGCTGTACTACAACGGCCAGCTGGTGGTGCCGATGCGCAACATCGCCACGCGCTTCCCAAACACGGGGGGCTACCTCCAGCTCGGCTACTACCGGGATGCGACCATCCCGCAGACGGGCTCGATCTACCATGATGGCTTCACCATGGCGACGACGCCGGAAGAGGTGATGCCCGCGGTCGCTGCGGCTCCCTAG
- the rnhA gene encoding ribonuclease HI — protein MSLPLVHIYCDGACSPNPGLGGWGAILIAPERKDYRKELQGSEADSTNNRMELTAALVALKALKMPCRVQVFTDSKYVCNAFEAKWLDTWQANGWRTSAKKPVSNADLWRELLDAVRSHQVTWHWVRGHSDDVENNRADALAVAARLELAARLER, from the coding sequence ATGTCGCTCCCTCTCGTCCACATCTACTGCGACGGCGCCTGTTCGCCGAACCCCGGCCTGGGCGGCTGGGGGGCCATTCTCATCGCCCCCGAGCGCAAGGACTACCGCAAGGAGCTCCAGGGCTCGGAGGCGGACTCCACCAACAACCGGATGGAGTTGACCGCGGCGCTCGTCGCGCTGAAGGCCTTGAAGATGCCGTGTCGCGTCCAGGTGTTCACCGACTCGAAGTACGTGTGCAACGCCTTCGAGGCGAAGTGGCTGGACACGTGGCAGGCCAATGGCTGGCGCACGTCGGCCAAGAAGCCCGTGTCCAACGCGGACCTGTGGCGCGAGCTGCTGGACGCCGTCCGCTCACATCAGGTGACCTGGCACTGGGTGCGAGGCCACTCGGATGACGTGGAGAACAACCGCGCGGATGCGCTGGCCGTGGCGGCCCGGCTCGAACTGGCGGCCCGGCTCGAACGGTAG
- a CDS encoding DUF1361 domain-containing protein, producing the protein MSRPPPSFLSVLGRHGLLPATLCSLLAVNLLAVRLDWSERASFAFLAWNLFLAWAPYTLALLARVLMVRGLDRPWRMAPLALGWLALFPNAPYLVTDFIHLRQRPVVPLWFDAALLALFAATGWMLGLLSLEVWKRWLEERWGRTAAWAFVASTSLLCGYGIYLGRVERWNSWDVLARPERLIVAMAAHVREPLAHPALTQVTVLFALLLPLSYAGYEALLARLRRPASADS; encoded by the coding sequence ATGTCCCGACCTCCTCCCAGCTTCCTGTCCGTCCTGGGCCGCCATGGCCTGCTGCCCGCGACGCTGTGCAGCCTCCTCGCGGTGAACCTGCTGGCGGTCCGGCTCGACTGGAGCGAGCGCGCCAGCTTCGCCTTCCTGGCGTGGAACCTGTTCCTGGCCTGGGCGCCCTACACCCTGGCCCTGCTCGCGCGGGTGCTGATGGTGCGCGGCCTGGATCGGCCGTGGCGCATGGCCCCGCTGGCGCTGGGATGGCTCGCGCTCTTCCCCAACGCGCCCTACCTCGTCACCGACTTCATCCACCTGCGGCAGCGGCCCGTGGTGCCGCTCTGGTTCGACGCGGCCCTCCTGGCCCTGTTCGCCGCCACCGGGTGGATGCTGGGCCTGCTGTCATTGGAGGTCTGGAAGCGGTGGCTGGAGGAGCGCTGGGGGCGGACAGCGGCGTGGGCCTTCGTCGCCAGCACGTCGCTGTTGTGCGGCTATGGCATCTACCTGGGCCGGGTGGAGCGCTGGAACAGCTGGGACGTGCTCGCGCGGCCGGAGCGCCTCATCGTCGCCATGGCCGCCCACGTGCGCGAACCCCTGGCCCACCCCGCCTTGACGCAGGTCACCGTCCTCTTCGCCCTGCTGCTGCCGCTGTCCTACGCCGGCTATGAGGCCCTCCTCGCCCGCCTGCGCCGCCCCGCCTCCGCGGACTCTTGA
- a CDS encoding acyl-CoA dehydrogenase family protein, whose amino-acid sequence MSDASMPQLQRTMSDADCLAEAERIQRLLAEQAARHDRETSLPDEGFEAMASSPLNTALLEGASWLTFGRVVSILSRGSASFGTLWLMHQGSGLAFLALPEPALVASFNDRFRQGAWFGNALSEPTSGNMFLMPHQEARRVEGGWRLSGAKRFVSGSERAGYLLTNAVCDGQPAFFLIDKDDSIRVEDVWDTLGMRATRSQLLHFQDTLLPESRRLRLDPSQPNPIALGLPWISIGIAEAALAFAISYARERKLPPENRAIAQMQWVQFSVAEMSLRLEAARALAMRAAIATDQREPDFPVLQMQAKVVANEAAVAITTAAMELAGGSGYMRSHPIERYLRDAMSGPLMAWSPAVVRDFLGKALLGLQPTPRT is encoded by the coding sequence ATGTCTGACGCCTCCATGCCCCAGCTCCAACGAACGATGAGCGATGCGGACTGTCTGGCCGAAGCGGAGCGGATCCAACGGCTGCTGGCCGAGCAGGCCGCGCGGCATGACCGGGAGACCTCCCTGCCTGACGAGGGCTTCGAGGCCATGGCCTCATCCCCGCTGAACACCGCGCTACTGGAGGGTGCCTCCTGGCTGACCTTCGGGCGCGTCGTCAGCATCCTGAGCCGGGGCAGCGCCTCCTTCGGGACGCTCTGGCTGATGCATCAGGGCTCGGGGCTCGCCTTCCTGGCACTGCCTGAGCCCGCGCTGGTGGCCTCCTTCAACGACAGGTTCCGCCAGGGAGCCTGGTTCGGCAACGCGCTGTCCGAGCCCACCAGCGGCAACATGTTCCTCATGCCTCACCAGGAGGCCCGCCGCGTCGAGGGCGGCTGGCGCCTGTCCGGGGCCAAGCGCTTCGTGTCGGGCAGCGAGCGGGCGGGCTACCTGCTCACCAATGCCGTGTGTGATGGCCAGCCCGCCTTCTTCCTCATCGACAAGGACGACAGCATCCGGGTGGAGGATGTCTGGGACACCCTGGGGATGCGGGCCACGCGCAGCCAGCTGCTGCACTTCCAGGACACCCTGCTGCCGGAGTCCCGGCGGCTGCGGCTGGATCCCTCCCAGCCCAACCCCATCGCCCTGGGACTGCCGTGGATCTCCATCGGCATCGCCGAAGCGGCGCTGGCCTTCGCCATCTCCTACGCCAGGGAGCGCAAGCTGCCTCCGGAGAACCGGGCGATCGCGCAGATGCAGTGGGTCCAGTTCTCGGTGGCGGAGATGAGCCTCCGGCTGGAGGCGGCGCGGGCGCTGGCCATGCGCGCGGCCATCGCCACGGATCAGCGCGAGCCGGACTTCCCCGTGCTGCAGATGCAGGCCAAGGTCGTGGCCAACGAGGCCGCCGTGGCCATCACCACCGCGGCCATGGAGCTCGCCGGAGGCTCGGGCTACATGCGGAGCCACCCCATCGAGCGCTACCTGCGCGATGCCATGAGCGGCCCGCTGATGGCCTGGTCTCCAGCGGTGGTCCGCGACTTCCTCGGCAAGGCCCTGCTGGGGCTTCAGCCAACGCCCCGGACGTGA